One part of the Longimicrobium sp. genome encodes these proteins:
- a CDS encoding serine hydrolase domain-containing protein produces the protein MLYEIKNSRVLITCAAVAVLVGFAGARVNAGRGDVRAGPPGLVERALIPPPIALPAASLAAADSLVRARVRAGAFPGAALAIGNRGAIQHVAVYGQTTWDDDAPEVTPHRTRFDLASLTKVVATTAAVMALVEDGRLDLDAPVRQYVPEFSGGDKDRVTVRQLLTHSAGVRAGAADIADVPPAQVRRYLVSRPLALEPGKDVLYSDLGFVILWEVAERAAGEPLPRYLQRRVWGPLGMTRTAMGVPPGCADCAPTLHLSEADEPYTGGSFDEVARRLDGVTGNAGAFSTLGDLAIFAATIANEGRLEDVRVFNTRTVRGFTRPQPGVGTRALGWEVYCREGKVPDHRACEEVYAFGHTGVTGTSIWIDPVSRTWVVLLANRTYLPKMEVDMQRFRRRVYDAVIAGVPAP, from the coding sequence GTGCTGTACGAAATCAAGAATTCGCGGGTCCTGATCACCTGCGCGGCGGTGGCCGTACTGGTGGGTTTCGCCGGAGCGCGCGTGAACGCCGGGCGCGGCGACGTGCGGGCCGGACCGCCGGGGCTGGTGGAGCGCGCCCTGATCCCGCCGCCCATCGCCCTGCCCGCAGCCAGCCTGGCCGCGGCAGACAGCCTGGTGCGCGCGCGCGTCCGGGCCGGGGCCTTTCCCGGCGCCGCGCTGGCGATTGGAAACCGTGGCGCCATCCAGCACGTCGCCGTCTACGGCCAGACGACCTGGGACGACGATGCACCGGAGGTGACGCCGCACCGCACGCGCTTCGACCTGGCCTCGCTCACCAAGGTGGTCGCCACCACGGCGGCGGTCATGGCGCTGGTGGAAGACGGGCGGCTGGACCTGGACGCGCCCGTGCGGCAGTACGTGCCCGAGTTCTCCGGCGGGGACAAGGACCGGGTCACCGTCCGCCAGCTGCTCACCCACAGCGCCGGCGTCCGCGCCGGCGCAGCCGACATCGCCGACGTGCCTCCCGCCCAGGTGCGGCGCTACCTGGTGTCCCGCCCGCTGGCGCTGGAGCCGGGGAAGGACGTGCTGTACTCCGACCTCGGCTTCGTCATCCTGTGGGAAGTGGCGGAGCGGGCGGCCGGCGAGCCCCTGCCTCGGTATCTCCAGCGCCGCGTGTGGGGGCCGCTGGGGATGACGCGCACGGCCATGGGCGTGCCCCCCGGCTGCGCCGACTGCGCGCCGACCCTTCACCTCTCCGAGGCCGACGAGCCGTACACGGGGGGATCGTTCGACGAGGTGGCGCGCCGGCTGGACGGCGTGACGGGCAACGCGGGCGCGTTCTCCACCCTGGGCGACCTGGCCATCTTCGCCGCCACAATCGCCAACGAGGGCCGGCTGGAAGACGTCCGCGTGTTCAACACCCGCACCGTCCGCGGCTTCACCCGCCCGCAGCCCGGCGTGGGAACGCGGGCCCTGGGATGGGAGGTGTACTGCCGCGAAGGCAAAGTGCCCGATCACCGCGCGTGCGAAGAGGTGTACGCGTTCGGCCACACGGGCGTCACCGGCACCTCCATCTGGATCGATCCCGTCAGCCGCACCTGGGTGGTCCTGCTGGCCAACCGCACCTACCTGCCGAAGATGGAGGTAGACATGCAGCGGTTCCGCCGCCGGGTGTACGACGCCGTCATCGCCGGGGTGCCGGCACCGTGA
- a CDS encoding Leu/Phe/Val dehydrogenase, which translates to MDVREVQVDGWERVLVAREGAYHGIVALHSSALGTALGGTRLWRYPSEAEALHDALRLSRGMTYKNAVAGLDAGGGKSVILAPERIADRGALFRAHGRCVELLGGAYITAEDVGTTPADMDVIAGETRHVAGTSAGVGDPSPYTARGVFRAIQAAVLHRHGSAELRGMRVALQGCGNVGRYLAAELAAVGASLVVSDVDSARAHAVADRVGAAVAEPDAIFDVDADVFAPCALGGILRASTIARLRAGVVAGGANNQLRDPEEDGTRLAERGILYVPDYVANAGGVITGFAGLNGHPAEWASLRVEAIHDTVLEVLRGAEAAGVLPHQAADRVAEDRIAQARAR; encoded by the coding sequence ATGGACGTGCGCGAGGTGCAGGTGGACGGATGGGAGCGGGTGCTGGTGGCGCGTGAGGGCGCGTACCACGGCATCGTCGCGCTCCACAGCAGCGCGCTGGGAACGGCGCTGGGCGGCACGCGCCTGTGGCGGTATCCGTCAGAAGCGGAGGCGCTGCACGACGCGCTGCGGCTGTCGCGCGGAATGACGTACAAGAACGCCGTGGCGGGGCTGGACGCGGGCGGCGGCAAGTCGGTGATCCTGGCGCCGGAGCGCATCGCCGACCGCGGCGCCCTCTTCCGCGCCCATGGCCGCTGCGTGGAACTGCTGGGCGGCGCGTACATCACCGCCGAGGACGTGGGAACCACCCCGGCCGACATGGACGTGATCGCGGGCGAAACGCGCCACGTGGCGGGAACCAGCGCCGGCGTGGGAGACCCGTCGCCGTACACGGCACGCGGCGTGTTCCGGGCCATCCAGGCGGCCGTCCTTCACCGCCACGGCTCGGCGGAACTGCGTGGGATGCGGGTCGCCCTGCAGGGGTGCGGGAACGTGGGCCGCTACCTGGCGGCCGAGCTGGCGGCGGTGGGCGCGTCGCTCGTGGTGAGCGACGTGGACTCCGCTCGCGCTCACGCGGTGGCGGATCGTGTGGGCGCAGCGGTGGCGGAGCCGGACGCCATCTTCGACGTGGACGCCGACGTGTTCGCGCCGTGTGCGCTGGGCGGCATCCTCCGCGCGTCCACCATCGCCCGGCTGCGGGCGGGCGTGGTGGCGGGAGGCGCCAACAACCAGCTGCGCGACCCGGAGGAGGATGGGACGCGGCTGGCGGAGCGTGGCATCCTGTACGTTCCCGACTACGTGGCGAACGCGGGCGGGGTGATTACCGGCTTCGCGGGGCTGAACGGGCACCCGGCGGAGTGGGCGTCCCTCCGCGTGGAGGCGATCCACGACACCGTCCTGGAGGTGCTGCGGGGCGCCGAGGCGGCCGGCGTGCTTCCGCACCAGGCCGCGGACCGCGTCGCGGAAGACCGCATCGCCCAGGCACGGGCACGCTGA